The following DNA comes from Bacteroidota bacterium.
TTACAGGATCTGTAACATTTTCGGTATAGTTTTCAACAGTAGCTCCATTCTGACGAACGGAATGAACCGGATAAATACCTAACATAGCCATTTCTGAATTAGCACTGTTAAATACAACACTTGCGTAAGGTGTAAAAAACAATAATTTTTTAGAAATGATAGCGCCTACTTGCCAACCGCTGGTGGTAATTCTTATTTTTTGTGAGTTTTTGTATTCACTTTCGCTCAATGAGCCTGACGAACCATCTGATTGCATGTAATTATCGCCAAACTTATATTCCAATACATTGTTGGTATAGGTAAATATTCCTGATATGTCAATTGGTAATTTATCAACTCCCCAAATCCATTGGGTAAGGCTGTGTTTAACACCAAAACCATAACCTGACGAAGAAAAATCGCCTGCCTGAATAGGTAAAAACCTAATCATTATTTCTGTTTCTTTTACTATACCAACACTTAACTGAACAAAAGGAGAAGCACCTAAAGAAATAGGGGTATTTAATCCTTCAATACCTTTGATGGTGTCAATATCAATAGTTTGTCCGGGGAAAAGCGGGTGGTTTGTTTTTACTATTAAATCAACACTTTTTCCGTTACCTACTATGGTTGGAATTTTGGTGTCGTAAATACCATTGGCAGGCTCTATAACTAAACCTTTATTGTAATCTCTATTGGCTGCAACGGAAGCCAGTGTAAAACTTTCAGCATCGCTGTTAGTAATAGAAAAACCTACTCCTGTTCTAATATCAAAACCAAGAGGGCCTAAAGGTTTTGCGGTGCTATACCAAGCGTCATTAACGCCACTTGCCAAACCTTTTGTTAATGGGTTAAAATACCCGGTTAGTAATTTTGCAGCTTCTTCTTTACCCGAGCGAAGCAAACGTGCTGCATCGCTTTGAGCATGAGAATAATTAGCATAAGTGAATAGCGCGGTTAAACTAAGTGCTTTTAGTATTGTTTTTTTCATACGTATTTAAACTTTTAGCAAACATAAGCGCTAATAATTGTTCTTACAACACAATTAAAAAATAGGCTATACTATATATACAAAAACATAACATTGTTTGCTGTTTTAAAAATGCCTTAATTTGCTGCTCATTTTTGAAAATTGTGTCAAAGAATATAATAATAAAAACACCGGAACAAATTGAAGGGATACACCAAAGTTCCATACTTGCCGGTAAAACATTAAAAGAGGTAGCACCCTTTGTAAAAGCCGGGGTTACCACCAAATATTTAAATGATATATGCAACCAGTTCATGCGTGACCACAAGGCTATACCTGCTACGCTGGGCTATAAGGGTTATCCGGCTGAAACCTGCATTTCTGTAAATGATGTAATCTGTCATGGTATACCGGGGCCTTATGTGTTGCGTGATGGCGATATTTTAAATATTGACGTAACCGCTATTTTAAATGGTTATTATGGCGATACATCAACTATGTATACAGTTGGCGAAGTGAGTGAGTATGCACAAAAGCTAATTGATGCGACTAAAGAGTGTTTGGCTATAGGTATCAGGCAATGTGTGGTTGGCAACAGGGTTGGCTTTATTGGTACAGCTATTGAAAAATATGCTACTTCATTAGGCTATTCGGTTGTATATGAATTTTGCGGACATGGGGTTGGACTTAAATTTCATGAAGAACCCGAGGTGGCGCATAACCGACCTGAAAACTTAGGCCCTATTATGGAACCTGGCATGACGTTTACTATTGAGCCAATGATTAATGCGGGTAAAGCCCGTGCTAAAGTGGACAGAAAAGATAAATGGACTGCACGTACTATTGATGGAAAACTATCAGCTCAATTTGAACATACTATTTGTATTACCAAAACGGAGCCTTTTGTAATGACTGATGTTAGCAATGAATGGCCTGTTCCTAGTTCAATTTTTTAAAAAACTATTATTATTTAGATGAAATATTATAATCATAAAAAAAACTTTTTAGCTATTACCGAGGATGAGTTTTATAGCTATAAAAATTCAAAGTTTGTTATTCAGTCTGCTCCGTACGAATATACTTCGAGTTATTTAAGCGGTTCTGACAAAGGACCTGAAGCTATTTTAAATGCAAGTCATTTTGTAGAGTTATATGATGAAGAGTTAAACCAGGAAAGTTATAAGTTAGGCGGCATTTGCACTTTACATCCTATGGATTTTAAACGTAAAGTGGATGCAAAAGCGGTTAAGCTAATTGAAACGGAAACGGCTAAATTACTAGATGACAATAAATTTCCGATTACTTTAGGTGCGGAGCATACTATTAGTTTAGGTTGTATAAAAGCCATTAAAGAAAAAACACCTGATGTACACGTATTGCAAATTGATGCACACAGTGATTTAAGGGCTTCGTATAACGACAACCCTTATTCGCATGCCAGTGTAATGTACAGAGTGCAAGAGCTTGGTGTACCTTTAACACAAATAGGTATCAGGGCACAATGTATTGAAGAGGCTCAGTTAATTCAATCATCAAAACACATACATACTTTTTACGCTCACCAAATTCGCAATAATGCTAATTGGGCTGCTGAAGCGTTAAAAACTTTAGGCGATAATGTGTATATAAGTATTGATGCAGATGGATTTGACCCTAGTATAGTGCCTGCAGTTGGTACTGCTGAACCAAACGGTATGCTATGGAACGAAACCATTCAGTTTTTAAAGCAAGTAATTGCTACTAAAAATATAGTTGGTTTTGATGTGGTTGAAATAGCTCCTGTAAAAGGAAATATTTTAACAGAATACACCATGGCTAAATTGGTTTATAAATTAATAGGCTATTTAACGCTTAAAACTAAATAGCTTTCTATACTTTTTCAACGCCACTATTATATAAAATTATAACCGCAAAAAATGTACGCTTCATTAAGTGATTTATTAAAAGGTATTTTTGGAATTGATATTCCTTTACCGGTTCAAACATTTGGCTTATTGCTAGGGCTATCATTTGCAGGGGCTTTTATAACTGCCGTTAGCGAACTTAAAAGAAAAGAAGCTTTAGGCTGGATGCCTTCATCAACCATTAAAGTATGGATTAATAAAAAAGCCACTTCGAGCGAAACTTTTTTTGCAGTTATTTCATGGGCTTTAATTGGCTATAAGTTATTGGAAGCTTTTTTGCATTACGACTTATTGGTAGCTAATCCGCAAACTTTTATTCTTTCGACTAACGGAAGTATTTTTGGTTTAATTTTAGGTGCTGCTTATGGCTATTACACCATATATGATAGCAATAAAAAAATAGGCGATAAACAAGCCAGCCAAATTGATAAAGTGATGTGGCCACATAACCACATGTGGAATATATTATTTATAGCTGCTATTACGGGTATTCTTGGCGCTAAGGTATTTCATAACTTAGAAAACATTGATGAGTTAATGGCTGATCCTCTGGATGCTTTGATTTCGTTTAGTGGGTTGACTTTTTATGGTGGTTTAATAGTAGCAGCAGCCAGTATTACTTACTATTCTGTCAGAAATAATATTGATATTAAATACTTATCGGATGCCATTGCTCCGGGCTTAATGTTGGCCTACGGAATTGGTAGAGTAGGTTGCCATTTAAGTGGCGATGGTGATTGGGGTGTAATTAACTCTGCTTACGCACTAAACGATGCAGGAGAAATGATTAAAGCGGTACCGGGCTATTTCCAATCAAACGTATTACCTATGTACCAGGATTATTATGCGCATGAGTTTAATGGCCTGGCTAATGTAGAAGCTATTTACTTTGAAGGCTTTAGTTTTTTACCTGATTGGTTCTGGGCTTTTAATTACCACAACAATGTAATTAAAGCGGGTGTTGAAATGCCTAATTGTGCAGGAACGCATTGTTATATGTTGCCAAATCCTGTTTTCCCTACTGCACTATATGAAGCCATTGTATGTATTGGTCTATTCTTTTTTCTTTGGAGCATAAGAAAACGTTTTGTAAAACCGGGTACTTTTATTAGTTTTTACATGATAATAAACGGCTTTGAAAGATTCTTTATAGAGAAAATAAGAGTAAACACTACTTATGACTTATTTGGATTTCACCCAACACAAGCTGAAATCATCTCCACTTTAATGGTTGTATGTGGCGCTTTGATGTTTTACTATTTCAATAAACAAAAAAGCCCTGCTTCAAACGCTCTAAGCTAATCTTAACAACTTAAAATATGGGCATAAAAAAACGACATTATTCAAAAGAACAATGCCGTTTCACTCATAAATCTAAACAATTATAAGCCTCTAAACATTTCGGAAGTAGCCCACGGAATGCAGGAAAGGATAAGTAATAACCCTAAAGAGTAATAAATTAAACTGCGGGTATGTTTTACTTTATCTTCATAAGCCTTTTTGCTTTTTATTCTGCCAAACTGAATTAAAAAGGCTCCAAGTATATTTACTATTGGGTGTTCTATTACCATAGCACGCATTACTTTATCTTTCATAAAAACGGATGCACCCTGCGATAAAGCAGCCTGCACATTAGGGCTCACAAACCATAAAATAATACCTAACAATAACATGGTATGTGTTAAAGCAACTAAAATAGTAGCTGCGGTATTGTCGTCTTTACCAAAAGGTTTGTCGTTAAACTTACCATTAAGTGAACGGAAAATAGCGTATAAAGCGGCTAATAAGAAAAGCCAACGCAACCAACTGTGAATTAAAAGAATAGTATAGTATGCCATAAAATAACTAATTTATTATTACAAACATAAAGCACCTACACTTTAAAAATATTTAGTTAATGAACACTTTTATGCACCTTTTTAAGAATTTGTATAGCCATTTTACACTAAAACACTTTAATTGTGGTAGAAATGTTTGCAGGTTACTGGCACCACATACCTTTTGTAAGAGTTATTATACCTATGTGCATAGGCATTGGTATCAATATGTTTTTTCCAATGCCTCTTCTTGTTAATGGTATTGGGCTTATTGTTTCTTTTGTATTATTACTTGCAGTATGGCATTTCTCCAAGTATAAAATGCGAGGTATTTTATTCGGACTTTGCTTTAACATAAGTTGCTATTTTACGGGTGTGGCCATTCATAACAGTCATAACCATTTAAACTATGCAAACCATTATACTTACCATCAGGCGGAACAATTATTGGTAGAGGTAATAGAACCTGCTCAAATGCGTAAGCATAGCATTAAGTGTAAGCTACGGGTACTAAAGGTTTATAACCATAAAATAAGTACTGATGTTGATGGCTTTTTGTTGGCCTATTTTAAAAAAGATGCGGCTATATTGACCAAACTTAAATACGGAACGCATTTACTTATTCGAAATGATTATAAGTTAATCAATGAACCACAAAACCCTTATGAGTTTAACTACAAACGTTATTTAGGTTTCAATCAAATTTACAGGCAAATATATTTACAAGCCAACGACTTTTTAGTGGTTGACAATGACGGTGGAAATGGTATATGGCAGTTGGCTTATGGCGCACAGGATTTTTTCAATGTAGCACTCCAACAATATGTAAATGGTGCTACTGAAATTGCTATTTTAAAAGCGCTGCTATATGGTTTTGATGATGACATTGACCCTGACTTGGTAAGTGCTTATTCTAACACGGGAACTTTACATGTACTAGCGGTTAGTGGTATGCATGTGGGCTTAATATTCTGGCTCATTAATTTGGTGTTACGTTACTTTGACAAACGCCATTACCAACGTATGTTCAAAGCCATTATTTCCATAGCTTGTATTTGGGCCTACTCTGTTCTTTGTGGTTTATCGCCATCTATTTTAAGAGCCAGCGTTATGTTTAGTTTTGTGGCCGTAGGCAGTGCGTTTAAAAACAAACCAAACATATATAATACACTGGCAGCATCGGCTTTTACACTTTTATTGTTCGATAGCAATATGTTGGCTAATGTTGGGTTTCAATTGAGTTTTTTAGCGGTATTTGGTATAGTAAGCTTACAGAAATATTTTAAGCAATGGTTTAGTTTTGACACCTGGATTATGAATGAAATCTGGACTATTATCTCTGTTTCTATTGCAGCTCAACTAGCTACTTTTCCGCTTGGCTTATTATACTTTCACCAGTTTCCGGTTTATTTCATGGCGAGTAACTTATTAATTATTCCGCTTACCACTGTTATTATTTTTGTAGCTATCGGCATGATTGTATTAGCGGGTTTAACACAAGTCATTCCTGCTTTAAGTATTGCTACTTTAGCACTTGGTTATATAGTAAAGTACCTGATTGTGGCTACCAACTATATTGTGGTTTGGTTAGAAAAACTTCCGTTTTCTTTTATAGCCGGCATACATATTAATGAAATTGAAACAATACTCATTTTTGTGTTAGTAGCTTATACATGTAATTATTTTATCAGCAGAAAACAGTATTTATTTAAGTATGCATTGGTATGCCTGTTATTACTAGCTATTACACATACTATTGAGCAAATAAAAATAAGCAAACAACAATTTATTTGTTTGTACAATATCAATAAAACATTTGCTATGCAAATTTTTCAAGGCAATAAAAGCACTTTAATTGCTGATGCTTCTTTGTTAAATGATAAGGATAAATTTCATTTTCATATACAACAACATATTTGGGCATGTGGCATTGAAAGTGTTGACACCATTGCTTACACACAACCTTTGCAACTACAAATACAAAACACAACCATTGGCATTGATGCAAGTATTCACCCAAACACCATTAACATTTTAACACAAAAAGAAAAGATAGATACTACACCACTGTTTAAACAAAACGAATTGGTTTTGCTCAGCTCTAAATTGAACAACAGGCAAATGAAAGTATTGCTGGAAGTATTAAACACCAAAAATTTAAGTGCAAAAAATGTTTGCGAAAGTGGTGCTATTACCATTAATCTTGAACCATAAATAATAACCCTATGGATAATTTGGTTTTATACCATGTAAAGGAACGTGTTGGATACATAACCTTAAACAGACCTGAAAAAAGAAATGCTTTAAGTTTTGAGTTTGTAAAGAACATAAAACAAGTATTTACACAAGCTGAGGCAGATACTAACTGCAAGGTAATAGTGATAAAAGCCAATGGCGAAGCTTTTTGCAGCGGTGCTGATTTAAGCAGCTTGCAAAAAATGCAAAACAATACTTTTGACGAAAACTTAGCCGACAGTAAAAACCTGATGGAGCTGTTTGCTATGATTTACCAGTCGAAAAAGGTGGTGATAGCACAGGTAGAAGGTGCAGCATTGGCAGGAGGATGTGGCTTAGCAACCATTTGCGATTTTTGTTTTGCTACTACTGATAGTAAATTCGCTTATACCGAAGTTAAAATTGGTTTTGTACCTGCTATAGTAATGGTATTTTTAATTAGAAAAGTAGGCGAACAAATAGCTAAAAAAATAATGCTCACGGCCGAAATTATAGACTCTGAACAAGCCCAAGCATACCAACTGATAAACGAAGTAGTTAACTACGACCTGATAGAAGAACATGTATTTAACTTTGCGCAAAAGTTATGCAAGCAGGCATCGGGCGAAAGTTTAGCGCTTACCAAGCAAATGATAAATGAGGTACAAAACAAAACCTTAACTGATGCATTAAACTATGCGGCTGCTATGAATGCGCAAGCACGCCAAACAGATGATTGCAAACGCGGTATCAATGCCTTTTTGAATAAAGAAAAATTAAGCTGGTAGATAAAGACGTTGCATGCAACGTCTCTACATGCAGGCTATCGCTCGTGTGCCTCGAGTGATTATATACATTGGCATTTCGTCTATTAAACGATTCTTATCCGATAGCTATCGGACGAGAATCTAAAAAAATTTCTGCTAAGAGTGTAACATTTTTATAAGTACTGTATCTAATGGTCGAATTAAATTATTTAACCATGACAAAAATGAAAAAGTACTACATTCTTATTATCGCCTTATTATTTGCCGCTTTGTGTTTAAACGTATTCGGACAAACAAAACCATTGCCTTTTGAAGTTAAAAAATCGGGTCAGGGAAAACAATCTATTGTTTTTATTCCGGGCTTTGCCAGCTCCGGCCAGGTTTGGGACGAAACAAAAGCTGTATTCGAAAAAAACTATACTTGTTACACGTTTACCATGGCAGGTTTTGCAGACGTTAAACCTTTGGTCAATCAGCCTACATTTAAAGCATGGGAAACGGCTATAGCCAATTATATAAAGGACAACAAAATTGAAAAGCCTATTATTATCGGGCATAGTATGGGTGGCGGTTTAGCCTTAGCCATTGCGGCTGACTACCCTCAGCTTATTCAAAAAATTGTAGTGGTTGATGCATTACCATGCTTATCTGCTTTAATGAACCCCTCATTTAAAGCCAAAAGCAATAACAATTGTTCTGAAACGGTTCAACAAATAACGAGTATGAACGATGAGCAATTTAAGCAAATGCAAAAAATGACTATTCCACGCCTTTTGGCCGATACGATGAAACACGACTTGGTAGTAAACTGGAGTATGCAATCGGATAGAAAAACATTTGCTGAAATGTTTTGCGATTTCTCCAATACTGACTTAAGGGAATCAATTAAAAATATACAGTGTCCTTCGTTAATTTTACTGGAAGCTAATTTTAAAGGCATACACACCAGTATTGAGGAACAATACCGTAATTTAAAAACAGCCCAATTACAATATGCCAACAAAGGTTTGCATTTTATTATGTATGACGATAAAGAATGGTATTTTACGCAACTAAATAACTTTTTGAGTCCGCAATAATGGTTTTTGAAGACGTATACAAAACATATTGGCAAAGGATATTTCGTTTATGTATGGGCTATGTAAACGATTATGCTTTGGCACAAGATATGGCGCAGGAAACCTTTATTATAGTATGGCAACAACTACCAAAATTTAGAAGCGAAGCCAATATAGGAACCTGGATTTTTAAAATTGCATCCAATAACTGCTTGCGGCAAATGGAAAAAGAAAACCGTTTTACCAAAACTGATTTACCCCACAATTTAGCCGAAGAAAAACAAGTTTCTATAGAGCCACATATTCAGTTTTTGTACAAGTGTATTGCTGAATTGCCAGAAATGGATCGTATTATTATTTCACTTGAACTGGAAGACGTAAAACAAGCTGAAATAGCCAATATAGTTGGGCTTTCAGAAGCCAACATCAGAGTAAAAATTCATAGAATAAAAGAGAAACTAACGCAACAGTTTAAAAACAATGGACAATAATATTGATTTTAAGGATTTATGGAAAAAGCAAGTTGTCAGTGAACCTAACATGGATGATTTGATGCAAAAACTTAATCAGTTTAAAAAACAGAGTTTACTAAAATTGATAGTAACAAATGTTTTATTGATTGCTACCAGTTTATTCATTATATACATTTGGTACGCTTACCAACCACAACTCATCACAACCAAATTAGGCATTGTACTTGTTATTTTAGCTATGTTTATATACCTTATTGCGTACAATAAACTATTTACTGCTTACCAAACAATTGACAATACACAAAGTAATAGCGAGTACCTGCAAAAGTTAATTGGCATCAGAACCAAACAACAGTTTATGCAATCAACCATGCTTAACTTAT
Coding sequences within:
- a CDS encoding sigma-70 family RNA polymerase sigma factor; amino-acid sequence: MVFEDVYKTYWQRIFRLCMGYVNDYALAQDMAQETFIIVWQQLPKFRSEANIGTWIFKIASNNCLRQMEKENRFTKTDLPHNLAEEKQVSIEPHIQFLYKCIAELPEMDRIIISLELEDVKQAEIANIVGLSEANIRVKIHRIKEKLTQQFKNNGQ
- a CDS encoding DUF6588 family protein; this translates as MKKTILKALSLTALFTYANYSHAQSDAARLLRSGKEEAAKLLTGYFNPLTKGLASGVNDAWYSTAKPLGPLGFDIRTGVGFSITNSDAESFTLASVAANRDYNKGLVIEPANGIYDTKIPTIVGNGKSVDLIVKTNHPLFPGQTIDIDTIKGIEGLNTPISLGASPFVQLSVGIVKETEIMIRFLPIQAGDFSSSGYGFGVKHSLTQWIWGVDKLPIDISGIFTYTNNVLEYKFGDNYMQSDGSSGSLSESEYKNSQKIRITTSGWQVGAIISKKLLFFTPYASVVFNSANSEMAMLGIYPVHSVRQNGATVENYTENVTDPVKLSSTLNALRSAFGFRTKFGPVALGMEYNLSYSKDQFSTFNFNLAVNIQQLMPIPKL
- the speB gene encoding agmatinase, with the translated sequence MKYYNHKKNFLAITEDEFYSYKNSKFVIQSAPYEYTSSYLSGSDKGPEAILNASHFVELYDEELNQESYKLGGICTLHPMDFKRKVDAKAVKLIETETAKLLDDNKFPITLGAEHTISLGCIKAIKEKTPDVHVLQIDAHSDLRASYNDNPYSHASVMYRVQELGVPLTQIGIRAQCIEEAQLIQSSKHIHTFYAHQIRNNANWAAEALKTLGDNVYISIDADGFDPSIVPAVGTAEPNGMLWNETIQFLKQVIATKNIVGFDVVEIAPVKGNILTEYTMAKLVYKLIGYLTLKTK
- a CDS encoding prolipoprotein diacylglyceryl transferase family protein; the encoded protein is MYASLSDLLKGIFGIDIPLPVQTFGLLLGLSFAGAFITAVSELKRKEALGWMPSSTIKVWINKKATSSETFFAVISWALIGYKLLEAFLHYDLLVANPQTFILSTNGSIFGLILGAAYGYYTIYDSNKKIGDKQASQIDKVMWPHNHMWNILFIAAITGILGAKVFHNLENIDELMADPLDALISFSGLTFYGGLIVAAASITYYSVRNNIDIKYLSDAIAPGLMLAYGIGRVGCHLSGDGDWGVINSAYALNDAGEMIKAVPGYFQSNVLPMYQDYYAHEFNGLANVEAIYFEGFSFLPDWFWAFNYHNNVIKAGVEMPNCAGTHCYMLPNPVFPTALYEAIVCIGLFFFLWSIRKRFVKPGTFISFYMIINGFERFFIEKIRVNTTYDLFGFHPTQAEIISTLMVVCGALMFYYFNKQKSPASNALS
- a CDS encoding alpha/beta hydrolase, which translates into the protein MKKYYILIIALLFAALCLNVFGQTKPLPFEVKKSGQGKQSIVFIPGFASSGQVWDETKAVFEKNYTCYTFTMAGFADVKPLVNQPTFKAWETAIANYIKDNKIEKPIIIGHSMGGGLALAIAADYPQLIQKIVVVDALPCLSALMNPSFKAKSNNNCSETVQQITSMNDEQFKQMQKMTIPRLLADTMKHDLVVNWSMQSDRKTFAEMFCDFSNTDLRESIKNIQCPSLILLEANFKGIHTSIEEQYRNLKTAQLQYANKGLHFIMYDDKEWYFTQLNNFLSPQ
- a CDS encoding ComEC/Rec2 family competence protein translates to MFAGYWHHIPFVRVIIPMCIGIGINMFFPMPLLVNGIGLIVSFVLLLAVWHFSKYKMRGILFGLCFNISCYFTGVAIHNSHNHLNYANHYTYHQAEQLLVEVIEPAQMRKHSIKCKLRVLKVYNHKISTDVDGFLLAYFKKDAAILTKLKYGTHLLIRNDYKLINEPQNPYEFNYKRYLGFNQIYRQIYLQANDFLVVDNDGGNGIWQLAYGAQDFFNVALQQYVNGATEIAILKALLYGFDDDIDPDLVSAYSNTGTLHVLAVSGMHVGLIFWLINLVLRYFDKRHYQRMFKAIISIACIWAYSVLCGLSPSILRASVMFSFVAVGSAFKNKPNIYNTLAASAFTLLLFDSNMLANVGFQLSFLAVFGIVSLQKYFKQWFSFDTWIMNEIWTIISVSIAAQLATFPLGLLYFHQFPVYFMASNLLIIPLTTVIIFVAIGMIVLAGLTQVIPALSIATLALGYIVKYLIVATNYIVVWLEKLPFSFIAGIHINEIETILIFVLVAYTCNYFISRKQYLFKYALVCLLLLAITHTIEQIKISKQQFICLYNINKTFAMQIFQGNKSTLIADASLLNDKDKFHFHIQQHIWACGIESVDTIAYTQPLQLQIQNTTIGIDASIHPNTINILTQKEKIDTTPLFKQNELVLLSSKLNNRQMKVLLEVLNTKNLSAKNVCESGAITINLEP
- the map gene encoding type I methionyl aminopeptidase is translated as MSKNIIIKTPEQIEGIHQSSILAGKTLKEVAPFVKAGVTTKYLNDICNQFMRDHKAIPATLGYKGYPAETCISVNDVICHGIPGPYVLRDGDILNIDVTAILNGYYGDTSTMYTVGEVSEYAQKLIDATKECLAIGIRQCVVGNRVGFIGTAIEKYATSLGYSVVYEFCGHGVGLKFHEEPEVAHNRPENLGPIMEPGMTFTIEPMINAGKARAKVDRKDKWTARTIDGKLSAQFEHTICITKTEPFVMTDVSNEWPVPSSIF
- a CDS encoding enoyl-CoA hydratase-related protein: MDNLVLYHVKERVGYITLNRPEKRNALSFEFVKNIKQVFTQAEADTNCKVIVIKANGEAFCSGADLSSLQKMQNNTFDENLADSKNLMELFAMIYQSKKVVIAQVEGAALAGGCGLATICDFCFATTDSKFAYTEVKIGFVPAIVMVFLIRKVGEQIAKKIMLTAEIIDSEQAQAYQLINEVVNYDLIEEHVFNFAQKLCKQASGESLALTKQMINEVQNKTLTDALNYAAAMNAQARQTDDCKRGINAFLNKEKLSW